Part of the Vitis vinifera cultivar Pinot Noir 40024 chromosome 13, ASM3070453v1 genome is shown below.
TTTCTGGTTTTGTAAGCAGAAGATTAAATCTGCTTATTTATGGAGGGTTCGAAACTGCGACGGCATCTATGCAGACCAAGCAAGCTTCTGCCAATGGCTTGCTTTTTAAAAGTTACGAAGGACTTCTTAGCTTATATATCCACCCTCACAAGTAGAACTTTGCATTATTAGCACCAGGGTTTGAATCTAAAGgcatttttttagagaaatgcAGCTCTTACCACTGTCATTATTACGCCCATTTACATCACTCCACTCCGTTcatgaatgaaaaaattaattttaccgAAAGCATAGCTGAAGAAGCTGAGAAGTGAATCATATGgttaaactaccaattttctTACAGTCGGTTTTTGACTTTCAAATATGCTAACAGGGaaacaaatatgtaaaattgtGAATGACCTCTCATCAAATGAACCTCTGATATCATGTTAAACTaacaattttcctaaaagcttgaCTTGTAGGATTTGTGTTCATAATGTATATTATGCTTCTTTAATACTTCTAATATCACATTGAAATCTCTCCAGAAAATCGATAGTGTAAGGTTGATATTGGCAACTTCAAAGTTACAGTTCCATCAATTTATATACAAAATGATGTACATAATAAAGATACATGAGATTTTAATGTGGTTGGACTAGACCTACATCCATGAATGAGAAGAAACACTTTACCATGCCATAGAAAAGATGATAAAGAatataaaccaaataaaaaaacaactattATGTCCTTGTTTTTACTCTACACCCCGAACTATCCTGAATAACCTTATGTCTACTTGTATCTTCATAAGTTCATCATCATGTTATAACCTTTTCCCTAAATGACtaacaatatttatatacatattcttaataattaacttttttaatttataaagaaaactaatattaaaatgatatacgactatagaaaatattttgtataacaTTCTTTATACAAATTTGAGTTTGAAGCTTCTATTAGACACGAACAACAACAATTGAAGTCATTTTTACTAAAACAAGACAAGACTTAATTTATAGATTTCCTCTTCAACCTTAAGGCTTTGCCTGTTAGAACTGTGATCAGTCCTCTTACAAAGAAGAGCAAGGTAGGTTGCCTCGATAACTTGTATGAGAGTGTTGAAAATCTCAGTGAAGGCACCTACCTTAATTGGACTCACTCTTTAAACAATCATGttgagttttgttttgttttatgatAGGATTTGAAGCTGCTGAAGGAAGCTTGGTTATGTGAGATATTCCTTAAGAACATTGCCTATACTATTGCTAAGAAAGAATAGAACCCAAAATCTTTTTAGGAGAAGGGaaagaatcaaaattcaaaGCCATAAAAAAGAGAACCAAAACCATTAATTGAGGAGAAAGGAAAGAACCAAAACCACTTTGTCTTTTCTTATATacataatgaaattaaaacaagaagaaaGCCATTAATTCCACTACAATCACTAGTTAgttatttcatctttttttttctctctctctctttattttagttttgaagcTCAATTCTGAGTACTTAAAAGCTAGTAGGCTACTTTTCTCGAGGAAATGGCTCATAGGTCAGGTAAGCTTACCAAACTTAGTTGAATTATATGTTTGTTAATTTCCTTGTTTTCTTGATTAATTAAGCTGAGAACCATTTAGGTCTGGAgcaatttaagaaattttttctcCTATTTGATATGGGATTTCATGAAggtatacacacacacacacacattccTCTTAACCTTATAAATGCATTTTGAAACCACGAAAACCTCTTGAGCCGAAAACAGACAGTATCTATATGGTTGAAAGTAAGTGGTTATATTACAAATTTTGGTTATggttcaaaactaattttggTTTTATGGTCCAATTCATGCATGGCAACTAAAGAAGCCCCTAAGATGAGCTTGAAGCTTCTAATCAACAAAAAGGACAATAAAGTTGTCTTTGCTGAAACTAAAAATGATTTCATAGATTTCCTATTCAACCTCCTGACTTTACCCATCGGCACCATCATGAATTTCCTCCCAAAAGAAAATTGCCTGGGAAACCTGCATGGAAGTATCAACAAACTGGAAGAAGCTTACTTGCTGCCTAACCAAAGCATGGACTCACCCCTAAAACTGAATACACCAGTCGATGCTATTCTTCCTTTCTTTGATCTTCCTTTATCATGGAGTGATAGACATGTGAAAGATGACTCAGTTACGTACATGGTGGCTAATGACTTGTCGGTTACACCCATGTCCATGACATCAACCATGGCTCTGTTTAAAAAGTACAACGTAAGCGAAGTTGGTGttcttgaggaaaaggtggttGCCATTGGCCTTGAAGAGGTAAACAATTCTCTAGCTTATTGAgctttaattgatttattttctgcCCTAATTTCTTGCAGATTTGGTTGGAGTTATCCTTTTCCCAAGACACAATTAATCAGTAGATGTTACTTGCAAATTATTAAGCCTTGTTTGgtgattgattttaaaaatagttttctatattatagaataaacagaaaaacatgttttcaattaagaaatagaaaacataatgtttttaaataacattttttagttcattattttttttttctgttttttcagagttgctttaaaaaataattttacaaatataaaaaaataattaaaaatatagtattacagataaaattatttttaaaacatatttaaaaacatgaaaaaaaatagattaaagaACATTTTAGGTTCCCCAACACATTTTTATTCTACAAAttatcataaaatagttttaaagaaCCGTTCTTAATAATTGTTTTccataaatgttttcaaaaatagtcttaatttttgtttgaagttttgaaagGTACTTTCTTTTCTAATGTTGATTTAATCAATCTTTTTGTTCACTTTTCAGGCTTTGCTCTTGTTGCATTGTGCTTTGCATTCCAAGGAAGCTCTCACTAAGGTCTTCCTTTAGATGATTTAGTTTGTTCTCTTCCCTTACAATCTATAAATTTGGTTGTTTGAGGGCTAAACCATTGGAGTATGCAAACTCTCTTTGTTCTTGCATTTGTAAAAATCATAAAGCTCTGGATCCCTAAATAATGTTTATGCTTAATTGTCTTTATATAATGTAATCTCTCTTTGTTCTTATAAAGAATCCTTGCATAGCCCCAATTTTATAGAACtagaataagaataataataaaagttaatGTGTTATACAATTTGTCAAAGATCAttccaaaataaagagaaaaaggaggTGAGATTTGTGTGGTAAGGCAttcaaataagaataatttgggTACATTACGAggttatttcaaatataaaagtaGTATGACTGTGGTAATGTTTTTTAAATGGTTATCAAAAAATAGTATTTgagaataattataaaaaagttaccaattatttttaagaa
Proteins encoded:
- the LOC100249561 gene encoding uncharacterized protein LOC100249561; translation: MAHRSEAPKMSLKLLINKKDNKVVFAETKNDFIDFLFNLLTLPIGTIMNFLPKENCLGNLHGSINKLEEAYLLPNQSMDSPLKLNTPVDAILPFFDLPLSWSDRHVKDDSVTYMVANDLSVTPMSMTSTMALFKKYNVSEVGVLEEKVVAIGLEEALLLLHCALHSKEALTKVFL